In Sporosarcina sp. PTS2304, a genomic segment contains:
- a CDS encoding ABC-F family ATP-binding cassette domain-containing protein, which translates to MIILQVNGLTKSFSGTDLLENVRLEVQHRDRVALVGRNGAGKSTLLKIIAGELSADAGDIIIPKDIRLGYLEQHSGIDSDLTIWDEVMTVFAPLKEMERRLRTLEREMADPAVYEDADKYARVMTEYDELQVTFKESGGYQFEADARSVLHGMRFYPEDFEKPVELLSGGQKTRLALARMLLSKPDLLILDEPTNHLDIETLNWLERYLSGYEGAILIVSHDRYFLDKVVTTVYEVSRRKVARYSGNYSAYLDEKAKNYERDQKLFESEKDERAKLEEFIQKNIARASTSKMAKSRRKQLERREWMDSPEGDEKSANFSFTLDRPSGNDVLSLDDVEIGYDAKPVSKNISLRIYKGDRVAFVGPNGVGKSTLLKTIVKRNELLGGEIRYGTNVQFGYYDQNQATLIGSGTVLQEIWDDWPMMNEKDVRSLLGRFLFTGDDIEKLVSSLSGGEKARLSLAQLMLEKSNTLILDEPTNHLDLDSKEILENALDDFPGTILFVSHDRYFINRLATKVIEMSDDGAVEYLGDYDYYIEKKTEMEEIAAATQMQQRAKEPVVKKELANKEQQRQERRLTRAIADIEKKLEVLDEEIETLQAKLLDPNLANDHVELMDIQRQIDERQTTHDEQSEEWLLLQEELENS; encoded by the coding sequence TTGATTATATTACAAGTGAATGGACTGACCAAGTCTTTTTCAGGCACGGACTTATTAGAAAATGTCCGTCTGGAAGTGCAGCATCGTGATCGTGTGGCACTTGTCGGACGAAATGGTGCCGGAAAATCGACATTATTAAAAATCATAGCTGGGGAACTGTCTGCTGATGCAGGAGACATCATCATTCCAAAAGACATTCGTCTCGGTTATTTGGAACAGCATAGTGGCATTGACTCGGATTTGACGATTTGGGATGAAGTGATGACAGTGTTTGCTCCTCTTAAAGAAATGGAACGCCGCTTGCGAACATTGGAACGAGAGATGGCTGATCCTGCTGTTTATGAAGATGCAGACAAATATGCGCGGGTGATGACAGAATATGATGAACTGCAAGTGACATTCAAAGAGTCTGGAGGCTATCAGTTTGAAGCCGATGCGCGTTCTGTACTTCACGGAATGCGTTTTTATCCCGAAGACTTTGAGAAGCCTGTAGAGTTATTATCTGGCGGGCAGAAGACCCGGTTGGCACTCGCGAGAATGTTACTGAGCAAACCTGATCTACTAATACTTGATGAGCCGACGAACCATTTAGATATTGAAACATTGAATTGGCTCGAACGTTATTTATCGGGGTATGAAGGGGCAATTTTAATCGTTTCACATGACCGCTACTTCCTAGACAAGGTCGTGACGACTGTCTATGAAGTATCTCGACGGAAAGTAGCGAGGTACAGTGGGAATTACAGTGCCTACTTAGATGAGAAGGCAAAAAACTATGAGCGGGATCAAAAGCTTTTTGAATCCGAAAAAGATGAACGAGCAAAATTGGAAGAATTCATTCAGAAAAATATCGCACGTGCGTCTACGTCGAAAATGGCAAAAAGTCGGCGCAAACAATTGGAGCGTCGAGAATGGATGGACTCTCCTGAAGGCGATGAAAAATCCGCAAACTTTTCATTTACTCTCGATCGGCCAAGTGGAAATGATGTATTGTCTTTAGACGATGTGGAGATCGGCTATGATGCAAAACCAGTGTCGAAAAATATTTCATTGCGTATTTATAAGGGCGACCGCGTAGCATTCGTTGGACCAAATGGTGTAGGAAAATCTACGTTGCTGAAAACGATCGTCAAGCGCAATGAGTTATTGGGCGGAGAGATTCGTTACGGGACGAATGTACAGTTTGGCTATTACGATCAAAATCAGGCCACGTTGATCGGTTCCGGCACTGTTTTACAGGAGATATGGGACGACTGGCCGATGATGAATGAAAAAGACGTACGGTCACTACTCGGTCGCTTCCTCTTTACTGGAGATGATATCGAAAAGCTCGTCTCTTCATTATCAGGCGGTGAAAAAGCACGGCTTTCATTGGCACAGCTCATGCTTGAAAAATCCAATACGTTAATACTAGATGAGCCGACGAACCACTTAGATTTAGACAGCAAAGAAATATTAGAAAATGCACTTGATGATTTTCCAGGGACTATTCTTTTTGTTTCACACGACCGCTACTTCATCAACCGTCTCGCAACAAAAGTTATTGAGATGAGCGATGATGGCGCTGTCGAATACTTAGGTGACTACGACTACTACATCGAAAAGAAAACAGAGATGGAGGAAATCGCAGCCGCTACACAAATGCAACAACGGGCGAAAGAACCTGTCGTTAAAAAAGAGCTAGCAAATAAAGAACAGCAACGACAGGAGCGACGGCTGACTCGGGCTATTGCAGATATTGAAAAGAAGCTGGAAGTGCTCGATGAAGAGATCGAAACACTCCAAGCAAAACTTCTTGACCCCAACCTCGCCAATGATCATGTCGAGCTGATGGATATTCAACGTCAAATTGACGAACGACAAACTACGCATGACGAGCAGTCTGAAGAATGGCTACTGCTACAAGAGGAACTGGAGAATTCATGA
- the rimI gene encoding ribosomal protein S18-alanine N-acetyltransferase: MSNDVLYRKMTREDIATVASIERESFATPWTEEIFEHELSGNAYAHYIVAELDGEIIGHCGMWIVLDECHITNVAVRQSLRGKGYGEELMRQAMELCRLNEVKTMTLEVRVSNEPARTLYRKLGFQEGGIRKNYYTDDHEDGLVMWVEF, encoded by the coding sequence ATGAGTAATGATGTATTGTATCGGAAAATGACAAGAGAAGATATTGCAACTGTTGCGAGCATTGAGCGTGAATCATTTGCGACTCCTTGGACAGAAGAGATCTTTGAACATGAGTTGTCGGGAAATGCATATGCTCATTATATCGTTGCTGAATTAGATGGGGAGATTATCGGTCACTGTGGCATGTGGATTGTGTTGGATGAGTGTCATATAACGAATGTAGCTGTACGCCAATCTCTTCGAGGGAAGGGGTACGGTGAGGAGTTAATGCGTCAGGCAATGGAGTTGTGCCGATTGAATGAAGTGAAAACGATGACGTTGGAAGTACGTGTCAGTAACGAACCAGCGCGAACATTGTACCGGAAGCTTGGTTTTCAAGAAGGCGGTATCAGAAAAAACTATTATACAGACGACCACGAAGATGGACTCGTCATGTGGGTGGAATTCTAA
- the tsaB gene encoding tRNA (adenosine(37)-N6)-threonylcarbamoyltransferase complex dimerization subunit type 1 TsaB, whose protein sequence is MIWLGIDTANSPLSVAIVKDGLVLIEESSMMKVNHSLRAMPAVEEACRKASIAPSEIDAIAVSEGPGSYTGVRIGVTIAKTLAWTLDKPLYGVSSLQSLAMNAKLYSGLICPLIDARRSNVYTAVYRSDSHELTSVMEDQHCALEELLEKLVQLAEPVLFIGEDVKIHEQAISEKLGENARFSSVAVNVPRASSAIALAQQAERAEDVHSFTPQYKRITEAEANLAKKESAHE, encoded by the coding sequence ATGATATGGTTAGGTATTGATACAGCAAATTCGCCTTTGTCTGTAGCGATTGTCAAAGATGGTCTAGTACTAATTGAAGAGTCAAGCATGATGAAAGTGAATCATTCTTTACGTGCGATGCCTGCCGTGGAAGAGGCATGTCGCAAAGCGTCAATTGCACCGTCTGAAATTGATGCAATTGCTGTTTCGGAAGGACCTGGTTCCTATACGGGTGTGCGAATCGGTGTGACGATTGCGAAAACACTTGCCTGGACGTTGGATAAGCCATTGTATGGAGTATCTAGTCTTCAATCATTGGCGATGAATGCCAAGCTTTATAGTGGTTTAATCTGTCCGTTAATTGATGCGAGAAGGTCAAATGTCTATACCGCTGTCTATCGCTCTGATTCTCATGAGTTAACTAGTGTAATGGAAGATCAGCATTGCGCGCTTGAAGAACTATTGGAAAAGTTAGTACAGCTTGCGGAGCCGGTATTGTTTATTGGAGAAGATGTGAAGATCCATGAGCAGGCTATAAGTGAGAAACTGGGCGAAAATGCGCGTTTTTCTTCAGTAGCGGTGAATGTACCTCGAGCTTCCTCGGCTATTGCATTAGCCCAACAAGCAGAGCGAGCGGAGGATGTCCATAGCTTTACTCCGCAATATAAGCGAATTACTGAAGCTGAAGCAAATTTAGCAAAGAAGGAGTCAGCTCATGAGTAA
- the tsaE gene encoding tRNA (adenosine(37)-N6)-threonylcarbamoyltransferase complex ATPase subunit type 1 TsaE gives MWKKTIASLEEMENLAATIGSYLQPPDVLTLEGDLGAGKTTFAKALAKSIGVTRTVSSPTFTIIKQYEGNYLLNHLDVYRLADSEEDLGWNELFYGDAISIIEWAQFIEEELPEQRLDIIIYRTGETTRTVEVKPKGEHFIRMCEEIFT, from the coding sequence GTGTGGAAGAAAACGATAGCCTCTTTAGAAGAGATGGAAAATTTGGCGGCGACTATAGGAAGTTACTTACAGCCACCAGATGTGCTTACACTAGAAGGTGATCTTGGGGCAGGAAAGACAACGTTTGCTAAAGCACTAGCAAAGTCTATTGGTGTCACGCGAACAGTCAGTAGTCCAACATTTACAATTATTAAGCAGTATGAAGGAAATTACCTACTGAATCATCTAGATGTATACCGTTTAGCAGACAGTGAAGAAGATTTAGGCTGGAATGAGTTATTTTACGGAGATGCTATTTCTATCATTGAGTGGGCACAGTTCATTGAAGAAGAATTGCCTGAGCAACGATTGGATATTATTATTTACCGTACGGGTGAAACGACTCGTACTGTTGAAGTAAAGCCAAAAGGTGAACATTTTATACGTATGTGTGAGGAGATTTTTACATGA
- the tsaD gene encoding tRNA (adenosine(37)-N6)-threonylcarbamoyltransferase complex transferase subunit TsaD, producing MNKDHYILGIETSCDETAASIVKNGTEIVSSIVSSQIQQQKQFGGVVPEIASRLHVEQITLVMEEALREANLVPSDLEAIAVTEGPGLVGALLIGINAAKAFAFANQLPLIGVHHIAGHVYANQLLHEMEFPLLALIVSGGHTELVVMKSHGCFELIGETRDDAAGEAYDKVARVLGLPYPGGPQVDRLALASEQSVDFPRAWLEQDSYDFSFSGLKSAVINYKHNVEQKGGSIVPEHVAAGFQQSVVDVLTVKTVKAAKEYAVKQVIAAGGVAANQGLRNSLTAALEKEGIPFYVPPISLCTDNAAMIAAAGYEMWKSGIRSDSAMNGRPGMQLLSWNK from the coding sequence ATGAACAAAGATCATTATATTTTAGGTATCGAAACAAGTTGTGATGAAACAGCTGCTTCTATCGTGAAAAATGGAACGGAAATCGTGTCTTCGATCGTTTCTTCGCAAATTCAACAGCAGAAACAATTTGGCGGGGTCGTTCCGGAAATCGCTTCTCGTTTACATGTAGAACAAATTACACTTGTGATGGAAGAAGCGTTACGTGAAGCGAATCTTGTGCCAAGTGATTTGGAAGCAATTGCAGTAACAGAAGGACCAGGGCTCGTGGGGGCTTTATTGATTGGTATTAATGCCGCGAAAGCATTTGCGTTTGCTAATCAACTGCCGCTGATCGGTGTACATCATATTGCAGGGCATGTGTACGCGAATCAATTACTTCATGAAATGGAGTTTCCGTTGCTGGCTCTCATCGTTTCAGGGGGGCATACTGAACTCGTTGTTATGAAATCACACGGCTGTTTCGAATTAATCGGAGAGACGCGTGACGATGCAGCAGGCGAGGCGTATGACAAAGTAGCAAGAGTGCTGGGTCTTCCATATCCAGGAGGACCGCAAGTAGATCGTTTAGCATTAGCGAGTGAGCAAAGTGTCGACTTTCCACGAGCTTGGTTAGAACAGGATTCCTATGATTTCAGTTTCAGCGGGTTGAAATCGGCAGTTATTAACTATAAGCATAATGTTGAACAAAAGGGTGGAAGTATCGTCCCAGAACACGTTGCGGCAGGATTCCAGCAAAGTGTCGTGGATGTGTTGACTGTGAAGACTGTTAAGGCAGCGAAAGAATATGCGGTGAAGCAAGTGATTGCGGCAGGCGGAGTTGCGGCCAATCAAGGGCTCCGCAATTCGTTAACGGCAGCGCTTGAAAAAGAGGGTATTCCTTTTTACGTCCCTCCCATTTCGTTGTGCACAGACAATGCGGCTATGATTGCGGCAGCTGGCTATGAGATGTGGAAAAGTGGCATACGCAGTGATTCTGCGATGAATGGACGACCTGGCATGCAGTTACTTTCCTGGAATAAATAA